One window from the genome of Paracoccus zhejiangensis encodes:
- a CDS encoding response regulator transcription factor: MSDRTDILLVEDEPNIAEAVRFILSRAGWQVEVIDDGAKAMPAIRTIRPRLVILDLMLPHRSGREILMELRRETDRALAATRVLLLTAQGQAADTARLAEADAALSKPFANDDLRALVQRLMA, from the coding sequence TTGAGCGACAGGACCGACATCCTGCTGGTCGAGGACGAGCCCAATATCGCCGAGGCGGTGCGGTTCATCCTGTCGCGCGCCGGCTGGCAGGTCGAGGTCATCGACGATGGTGCCAAGGCAATGCCGGCCATTCGCACGATCCGGCCCCGGCTGGTGATCCTTGACCTGATGCTGCCGCACCGCTCGGGCCGCGAGATCCTGATGGAGTTGCGGCGCGAGACCGATCGCGCGCTGGCCGCGACCCGGGTGCTGCTGCTGACTGCGCAGGGTCAGGCGGCGGATACCGCCCGGCTGGCCGAGGCCGATGCGGCGCTGTCGAAGCCCTTTGCCAATGACGATCTGAGGGCGCTGGTCCAGCGCCTGATGGCCTAG
- a CDS encoding short-chain fatty acyl-CoA regulator family protein — translation MSSRSATHILTGTRIRERRLALSRKQADVAQAAGISPAYLNLIEHNRRPVGQELVARLAAALDVPRAELESGREEARLAALREVAAGLDQRPEPARGGSAPELDQIAEFAARFPGWADALVTLSGQNRALSRRLVSLSDRMTQDPYLLTTLHEVLSAVTALRSTAAILAEGDQGLTPEWRARFHANLDSDSQRLSTTAQALVAYLDSFEADSTMLTPQDEVEAWLAAGAPPLDQATDLASDAARVMAAAHLERLALERRLLADADLASAADVAPDPLAIAQRLGRPLDLVMRRLAVLRPVGYEGAGLLICDGAGVLTLRRAAEGFALPRQGEACALWPLFQALANPQAAIQARVEMPGGARFDTLSFATRAQPGGLSGPLLSTAQMLIRPASAETAAEPVLRIGPTCRICPRSACPARREPSILQAG, via the coding sequence ATGAGCAGCCGCAGCGCCACCCACATCCTGACCGGCACGCGCATCCGCGAAAGGCGGCTGGCGCTGTCGCGGAAGCAGGCCGATGTCGCGCAGGCGGCAGGCATTTCGCCCGCCTATCTCAATCTCATCGAGCATAACCGCCGCCCGGTTGGGCAGGAATTGGTGGCGCGGCTGGCCGCGGCGCTGGACGTGCCGCGCGCGGAATTGGAATCAGGGCGGGAAGAGGCGCGGCTGGCGGCGCTGCGCGAGGTGGCGGCGGGGCTTGACCAGCGGCCGGAACCGGCGCGAGGCGGCAGCGCGCCCGAACTGGACCAGATCGCCGAGTTTGCCGCGCGTTTCCCGGGCTGGGCCGATGCGCTGGTGACGCTGTCGGGGCAGAACCGGGCGCTGTCGCGGCGACTGGTCTCGCTGTCCGACCGGATGACGCAGGATCCCTACCTGCTGACCACGCTGCACGAGGTGCTGTCGGCGGTGACGGCGCTGCGCTCGACCGCGGCGATTCTGGCCGAGGGCGACCAGGGGCTGACGCCCGAATGGCGGGCGCGTTTCCATGCCAATCTCGACAGCGACAGCCAGCGGCTCTCGACCACGGCGCAGGCGCTGGTGGCCTATCTCGACAGTTTCGAAGCCGACAGCACCATGCTGACACCGCAGGATGAGGTCGAGGCCTGGCTGGCCGCCGGCGCGCCGCCGCTGGATCAGGCGACCGACCTGGCCTCGGATGCAGCGCGGGTCATGGCGGCGGCGCATCTGGAACGGCTCGCGCTCGAGCGCCGGCTCTTGGCCGATGCTGATCTGGCCAGCGCCGCGGATGTTGCGCCCGATCCGCTGGCCATCGCGCAGCGCCTCGGTCGGCCACTTGATCTGGTCATGCGGCGGCTCGCCGTGCTGCGGCCTGTCGGCTACGAGGGGGCCGGGCTTCTGATCTGCGACGGGGCCGGCGTGCTGACCCTGCGCCGCGCGGCCGAGGGTTTTGCCCTGCCGCGGCAGGGCGAGGCCTGCGCGCTATGGCCGCTGTTTCAGGCGCTGGCAAATCCGCAGGCGGCGATTCAGGCGAGGGTCGAGATGCCCGGCGGAGCGCGCTTTGACACGCTCAGCTTTGCCACCCGCGCCCAGCCCGGCGGGCTCAGCGGCCCGCTGCTCAGCACCGCGCAGATGCTGATCCGGCCGGCGAGTGCCGAGACGGCGGCCGAGCCGGTGCTGCGCATCGGCCCGACCTGCCGCATCTGCCCCCGAAGCGCCTGCCCGGCGCGGCGCGAGCCTTCGATCCTGCAGGCGGGCTGA